Part of the Sphingorhabdus pulchriflava genome is shown below.
TTGGCGATCTGCGTCAGAATCGCCCGGTTGGTGATTTCTTGCGCGAGCGCGTATTTGATCCGATTATCGGTTCCGTATCCGGCGGCCTTGAGCTTCGAGAACGGGAAAATATGATCGTTCTCCAGCGCGTATTTCTTGCCCATCGACTGCGAGAGCTTGATGCCGGTCGTGAAGCAGGTCGCGCCTTTGCTTTTGAAATACCAGCGCATCATTGGGTAGAGCGGATGCGAAATCGCTCTTCCGACAAACTCGTCCGGGCTGATTTCCAGCGTCCTCTCGTCCTTGATGATTTGCAACAGATCATCGAACGGCTGGGTTGAATCCTTGACGACCTTGAGATCGCGGTCGAGCTTCTGCGGTAGCTGGCTGACGTAGCGTGTCCGGATTTGCGCGTAATAGAACCACTTGACCAGTTTCTTGATCTGCAAGCCGGTCAGATGCCCGTCCTGCTGGAAGCAGTAGGTAATGATCGGAATCAGCGCGTAGATCGAGTTCACCTCATCGGTGTGGTCGATGAAGGCGTGCGACTGCATGATGTTGGCGACATAATCGAGCGTCTGCGATTCCAGCTTTTTCCAGGCCTCCTGAATCGGCCCGTCATTCTTCTGGTCATGCAGGAAGTGCATGTTCGAGCCGGAGTGATAGAGACAGGCGAGCAGGGCATAGACGATGAAATCGAGCTTGAAGGTGTATCCGCGCTTTTCCAGTTCGGTCAGCTTCGCCTTGAAAATGTCGCGGGCCTGCGGCCAGTATCCGGAAATCTGCGCCAGGGCCAACTCCGCCTCGGTCAAGGAAACGCCGCTGGCGTTCACCTTGTAGAAGATGTCGATGGCCTCGCGTATGCTGGCCTTCACAGGAATGGTCTGTTCGGGGAACTCCCGGTCGAGGATGTTCTCGATCGACTTCACATTGTCGTCGATCAGGTCGTCGCGCTCGCGCGGAACCTCCTCGCCCCTGTCCTCCAGCGAGCGGACAACATCCTTGGCGCGAACCTTGCGTTGAAAAATATCGGTCAGATTTTGCCAGCGCGGGTCATTCTCCATCTTGAGCTTCTTGTAATACTCCAGCTCTCGCGTTTCGACGTTCACATAGAGACCGCGCGTGTCATTGAGGATTTCGGGAGCGGTATAATAGGGCGGCAGGTCTCCGCGAATGAGCATATAGAGCGTCGTCAACCGCTGCTGTCCGTCCAGCAGTATCCTGACCGCCCCCTGCTTCTCGTTGTATTTGTGCGGTCCCTTCAATTCCGGTGGCGTGTTGGTTTCCCAGGTCAGCATGGTGCCGGTCGGATATTCCTTGATCAGCGAATCCACGAGCTGCTTGGCATCGTCGCGCTTCCAGACGTATTCGCGCTGGAACGCCGGGACGAAGAGCTGCTTTTCGTCGATCTTGTCGAGGGCCTGAGATATCTTCACCGGTTAATCCTTTAGTTCCTGTTCCTGCCTCACGCCGCCAATCCGGCGATGCAGCCCTACCCCGACATTTTCGACGAGGCCGCGGGCGTAAAGCGAATTGCTGCGGCCAATTCGGGTCAGCGCATTATTGACGAGCTCTTCCCATTTTTCTTCGCGGGGACGCGACGGAGACCGCTTCCGATCGCCCGGTGTCAGCGCAATCAATTCCGGTATCCGCGCCTTCAACTGCGCATTGGTCCAAATTTGGCCATCACTCATAAGTTGGAGAATAGCGTCCTGAACCTGTGCCTCCGTTGTTCGCAACTGGTCGGTTGCTGGCCCAATCTGGGGACTCAGCGGGAGGTTGCCTTCTTCGACCGGAACGTCGGTGATCGTCAGTGTGCGAGTGGCCGATTCTGAAGCTGGCTCATCGGCCAACGTAATTGGCGTATCTTGCCCATCACCGCCGGCTTCGATCAGGTCTTCCCCAAAGCCGACCGAGCTCCATTCCTTGTATTCGGTGTAGACCGTAGATCGCCGACCTGCCGCTCTGGGCTTGATGTCCATCGAGTCAAGGAGCGTGCACAGTTCGTCGAGGACAGCTTGGCTTTCGCGCACAAAGCGCGAGGCAAAACAGCGCCAGAAGCGCCACCCGGCGCGTTCGAGTGTTCGCTGGCGCTGCATATCCGCAGGCCATTGTTCCGGTCCGTGGTAGCGGTCACCGTCACATTCGATGGCGAGCCGACGATCATCATCGCCTTCGACCACTATGTCGATGCGATGCTGACCGACCCGTACCTGAGTATCAAGAGTATATCCCCGGTCATGCAAGGCATCGAAAATCTCGCGCTCGAAGTCAGATTCACAGCGCAGCCGGGCATCTGCCGCTTCGTCGGTGTCGTTCGGGAAAGGCGAGCGGAAATGCTCGAGCAAGGCACGGCGAAGTTTATCGGCGGGACTAAGCTGCTCAAGCTCGATCGATCGAACAAGAATCATCCTTTCGCGCGCACGGGACGCTGCCACGTTGAAGCGTTGCTCGAAGGCCAGCCCACTCAACGCCGATGCATTGCCGGGCGTTGCGACCATCGAAAGGAACATGATGTCCCGTTCGTCGCCCTGGAAGGTCGCAGGGTCGCCGACCCGCACCCGATATTTTTCGATGAAGGGTATGCCGAGATCGTTCTCGATCCGGCTATAGATCAACGCTGCTTGGTCGGTTCCCAACAGCGTCGTCACACCAATGCTCCGCCCGTCAAATGATGGATCGTCGGCGATACACCGCAATTCCTCAATGACGTAATCGGCTTCAGGCGGGTTGGTCTTGCTGCGTCCCTTGCGATAGCCATCAACCACGAGAACATCGGACAGAACAGGATCGAGGCGCTCCGAAGCTTTGGAAAGACGCAACGGGCAAAGCTCGTTGCGGTAGAATTGGCGCTTCGAAAATTCAATGATCGGCGCAGCGCATCGGAAATGCTCGCGCAACATGAAACGATCAGCCCCAAAGATGACGCTCGCCAGGTCATACAGCGAGCTTTCCTGACGCATCGGTTCGATGAACAGCGGCACCTGCATTGAAAGGAAGCGCGTCGCCAGCGCATTCGACTGTTCCATGTTCAGGCCGACATTGTCCGGGCTGACCTGCTTGTCGTCTCCAACAACGAGTATCTGCTTTGCCCGGAACAATGCAGGAAGCGCTGACAGCGTCGATTGCGACGCCTCATCAACAATCACCAGATCGAAGATGCCGAGTTCGGCCGGAAGGGACTCCGAGACGCGGCTATGGGGCATGATCCAGCAAGGCAATGCGCTCTTGACGGCATCTGCCGCGTTGCGCGCCGTTTTACGATGACGATTTGCGCTCTTGCCGGTTCCGCGCCCGATCTTGCCCACCGCAACTGCATAAGCGGCCAACGCTTGCATGACGCTGGGCGAAGCTTTTTCCTTCAGCGCCCGCCATGTCCGCTGTTCAATCGTGCGAATGTAAGTCT
Proteins encoded:
- a CDS encoding GmrSD restriction endonuclease domain-containing protein yields the protein MKISQALDKIDEKQLFVPAFQREYVWKRDDAKQLVDSLIKEYPTGTMLTWETNTPPELKGPHKYNEKQGAVRILLDGQQRLTTLYMLIRGDLPPYYTAPEILNDTRGLYVNVETRELEYYKKLKMENDPRWQNLTDIFQRKVRAKDVVRSLEDRGEEVPRERDDLIDDNVKSIENILDREFPEQTIPVKASIREAIDIFYKVNASGVSLTEAELALAQISGYWPQARDIFKAKLTELEKRGYTFKLDFIVYALLACLYHSGSNMHFLHDQKNDGPIQEAWKKLESQTLDYVANIMQSHAFIDHTDEVNSIYALIPIITYCFQQDGHLTGLQIKKLVKWFYYAQIRTRYVSQLPQKLDRDLKVVKDSTQPFDDLLQIIKDERTLEISPDEFVGRAISHPLYPMMRWYFKSKGATCFTTGIKLSQSMGKKYALENDHIFPFSKLKAAGYGTDNRIKYALAQEITNRAILTQIANRTKSATNAEDYLAEIAAKNPDSLARQCIPDDPELWKLENYERFLERRREMLASELNGFLSSITDLAVGDVPITLEEMISEGESEELEFKQTLRWDVNEGRVNKELEAVVVKTIAAFGNSFDGGTLLIGVADSGDAVGLEQDFACLGDADRDRFEIHLRNLFAQAFGQNFTAGKLKISFPEVAGVEICKIEVRPSDAAIIVSGKDKNGVGYERLYVRSGNSSPEMPLSEIPAFLSKRFKAA